A part of Tistrella mobilis genomic DNA contains:
- a CDS encoding efflux transporter outer membrane subunit, protein MSVADPSLAAPVIRGDLPRRAARPLVAVLAAALMSACALAPAGDPPAIQTGASWGERGQAAAEARAAELPAARVDGTWWRNFGDPALTRLVEEALVANDDLLLAVERVNEARALARGTSADRLPSLDANGSAQRNQTSSFGGSGGQLANTFSASAALSYELDLWGRLSNADRAERAQLLQTVANRDAVRLTVAADTANAYLQLRALDLQLEIARRTLSAREQTLELQQAQYEAGTIDALDLAQARSERESTRARIPQLEGSRDQAANALGVLLGRTPAELIGKDVERGVALDVLPDAPVPPLGLPSELLLRRPDVAVAEQQIAAAAANVGVARAGYFPQISLTASAGRQSSELADFLSNGAGIWGLALALTGPIFDFGRTDAQVEAAKSRYEQTAISYRQTVRTAFQDVLDALASRTAAMGQLEAQDAQVAELQRTVELARLRYDAGYAAYLDVLDAERTLLDVELSRVTTRQNLYVASVNLYKALGGGWEGLPQGAADPGPVLADPYGGLKD, encoded by the coding sequence ATGTCCGTAGCTGACCCGAGCCTCGCGGCACCCGTGATCCGGGGCGATCTGCCCCGCCGCGCGGCCCGGCCCCTTGTCGCAGTGCTGGCTGCAGCCCTGATGTCCGCCTGTGCACTGGCCCCGGCCGGGGATCCCCCGGCCATCCAGACCGGCGCCAGCTGGGGCGAGCGCGGCCAGGCCGCTGCCGAGGCGCGCGCCGCGGAACTGCCTGCCGCCCGTGTCGACGGCACCTGGTGGCGCAATTTCGGCGATCCCGCCCTGACCCGCCTGGTGGAAGAGGCGCTGGTCGCCAATGACGACCTGCTGCTGGCGGTGGAGCGGGTGAACGAGGCCCGGGCCCTGGCCCGTGGTACCTCGGCCGACCGGCTGCCGTCGCTGGATGCCAATGGCAGTGCCCAGCGCAACCAGACGTCGAGTTTCGGCGGGTCGGGCGGTCAGCTGGCCAATACCTTCTCGGCCTCGGCGGCGCTGTCTTATGAGCTGGACCTCTGGGGCCGGCTCAGCAATGCCGACCGGGCTGAGCGTGCCCAGCTGCTGCAGACGGTGGCCAATCGCGATGCGGTGCGCCTGACCGTCGCGGCCGACACCGCCAACGCCTATCTGCAGCTTCGGGCGCTGGACCTGCAGCTTGAAATCGCCCGCCGCACGCTGTCGGCGCGCGAACAGACCCTGGAGCTGCAGCAGGCCCAGTACGAGGCCGGCACGATCGATGCGCTCGACCTGGCCCAGGCGCGGTCGGAGCGGGAATCGACCCGCGCCCGGATCCCGCAGCTGGAAGGCTCTCGCGATCAGGCGGCGAATGCGCTTGGCGTGCTGCTGGGTCGCACCCCGGCGGAACTGATCGGCAAGGATGTCGAGCGCGGCGTGGCGCTGGACGTTCTGCCGGATGCGCCGGTGCCGCCGCTGGGCCTGCCGTCGGAACTGCTGCTGCGCCGCCCCGACGTGGCGGTGGCCGAACAGCAGATCGCGGCCGCGGCCGCCAATGTCGGCGTCGCGCGGGCGGGCTATTTCCCGCAGATCAGCCTGACCGCCTCCGCCGGCCGGCAGAGTTCGGAACTGGCCGACTTCCTGTCGAATGGCGCCGGCATCTGGGGCCTGGCCCTGGCGCTGACCGGGCCGATCTTCGATTTCGGGCGCACCGATGCCCAGGTCGAGGCGGCGAAGTCGCGCTATGAGCAGACCGCGATCAGCTATCGCCAGACGGTGCGCACCGCCTTCCAGGACGTTCTGGATGCGCTGGCATCGCGCACGGCGGCCATGGGCCAGCTGGAGGCGCAGGACGCCCAGGTGGCCGAGCTGCAGAGGACGGTGGAACTGGCGCGGCTGCGCTATGACGCCGGCTATGCCGCCTATCTGGACGTGCTGGATGCCGAGCGCACCCTGCTCGACGTCGAGCTGTCGCGGGTGACCACCCGCCAGAACCTCTATGTCGCCTCGGTGAACCTGTACAAGGCGCTGGGCGGCGGCTGGGAAGGCCTGCCCCAGGGGGCGGCGGATCCCGGCCCGGTGCTGGCCGACCCCTATGGCGGGCTGAAGGACTGA
- a CDS encoding SDR family NAD(P)-dependent oxidoreductase: MTDILEGDEAPVLIYGATGGVGSALARLLAAEGRALILSGRDADRLARLGRELGARTVPADVTEAGAAAGAAKAAAELAGGRLGGLAYCVGSIALKPVHRASAGDFIEAFQLNVVGAAEAVSGALPALKAAGGSVVLVSTVAVAHGFPNHAVIAAAKGGVEGLTRSLAAELAPKVRVNAVAPSLILSRMSEAITRNETMAEALAGLHPMRRLGEPEDVAAMMALLLSARAGWITGQVIAVDGGRGALHVKS, translated from the coding sequence ATGACGGATATCCTGGAAGGGGATGAGGCCCCGGTGCTGATCTATGGCGCCACGGGCGGTGTGGGATCGGCCCTGGCCCGCCTGCTGGCCGCCGAAGGGCGGGCGCTGATCCTGTCGGGTCGCGATGCCGACCGCCTGGCCCGGCTGGGCCGCGAGCTGGGGGCCCGGACGGTGCCGGCCGATGTGACCGAAGCCGGTGCGGCGGCCGGGGCGGCGAAGGCGGCGGCGGAGCTGGCCGGCGGCCGGCTGGGCGGGCTTGCCTATTGCGTGGGCTCGATTGCGCTGAAGCCCGTGCACCGGGCGAGCGCCGGCGATTTCATCGAGGCCTTCCAGCTGAATGTCGTGGGCGCCGCCGAGGCGGTGTCGGGCGCCCTGCCGGCACTGAAGGCCGCCGGCGGGTCGGTGGTGCTGGTGTCGACGGTGGCGGTGGCGCACGGCTTTCCCAATCATGCGGTGATCGCGGCCGCCAAGGGCGGCGTGGAAGGGCTGACCCGCTCTCTTGCGGCCGAGCTGGCGCCGAAGGTGCGGGTGAATGCCGTGGCGCCGAGCCTGATCCTGAGCCGCATGTCCGAGGCGATCACCCGCAACGAGACCATGGCCGAGGCGCTGGCCGGCCTGCACCCCATGCGCCGGCTGGGCGAGCCCGAAGATGTGGCGGCGATGATGGCCCTGCTGCTGTCGGCCCGCGCCGGCTGGATCACCGGCCAGGTGATCGCGGTGGATGGCGGGCGCGGCGCCCTGCATGTGAAGAGCTGA
- a CDS encoding cryptochrome/photolyase family protein has translation MARTLRLVLGDQLSRGLTALDGAQPGEADVILMAEVAEEATHVPSSRVRIALFLSAMRHFAADLVAGGPMGGGPMGGGLTVDYVALDDAGNSGSLAGELTRAIARHGARRVVMTEAGDWRVEQALIRAAAAAGVDLDIRPDTRFLCSRNDFRDWARGRRQLRMEHFYRMMRRRTGLLMADDGDSPAGGRWNFDAENRKPFDAKAAGGRPPAPAGFPPDEVTRAVIRLVDARFGTHVGDTAGFDWPVTRAQALTALEDFITRRLERFGDYQDAMAAGEEVLFHARISPALNLGLLEPLEVCRRAEAAWAEGRAPLAAVEGFIRQILGWREYVRGIYWLEMPGYAATNALDARRPLPWMYWSGETDMACMAAALGQTLRTGYAHHIQRLMVTGNFALLTGARPEEVAAWYLAVYADAVDWVELPNVQGMALHADGGRMASKPYAAGAGYISRMSDHCRGCRYDPKRPTGDGACPFNALYWDFLIRNRRRLGGNPRLALAYRSLDRMAPARVAALGRQAADFLTHLDRHGSDRGFGRPTDGPRDATGDLFA, from the coding sequence ATGGCCCGGACGCTGCGCCTGGTGCTGGGTGACCAGCTGAGCCGGGGGCTGACCGCGCTCGACGGCGCGCAGCCCGGCGAGGCGGATGTGATCCTGATGGCCGAGGTCGCCGAAGAGGCGACCCATGTGCCGTCCAGCCGGGTGCGGATCGCGCTCTTCCTGTCGGCCATGCGCCATTTCGCCGCTGATCTCGTGGCCGGTGGGCCAATGGGCGGTGGGCCAATGGGCGGTGGGCTGACGGTCGACTATGTGGCGCTGGATGATGCCGGCAATAGCGGCAGCCTGGCGGGGGAGCTGACACGCGCCATCGCCCGGCACGGCGCCCGGCGGGTGGTGATGACCGAAGCCGGCGACTGGCGGGTGGAACAGGCGCTGATCCGGGCGGCCGCGGCCGCGGGCGTGGATCTGGACATCCGCCCGGACACCCGTTTCCTGTGCAGCCGGAATGATTTCCGCGACTGGGCGCGCGGGCGCCGCCAGCTGCGGATGGAGCATTTCTACCGGATGATGCGCCGCCGGACCGGGCTGCTGATGGCCGATGACGGCGACAGCCCGGCGGGCGGGCGGTGGAATTTCGATGCCGAGAACCGCAAGCCCTTCGATGCGAAGGCGGCGGGCGGGCGGCCGCCGGCACCGGCGGGCTTTCCGCCCGATGAGGTCACCCGTGCGGTGATCCGGCTGGTCGATGCGCGGTTCGGGACCCATGTCGGCGACACCGCCGGTTTCGACTGGCCGGTGACCAGGGCCCAGGCGCTGACGGCGCTGGAAGATTTCATCACCCGGCGGCTGGAGCGGTTCGGCGACTATCAGGATGCGATGGCGGCGGGGGAGGAGGTGCTGTTTCATGCCCGGATCTCACCCGCGCTCAATCTGGGCCTGCTGGAACCGCTGGAGGTCTGCCGGCGGGCCGAGGCGGCATGGGCCGAGGGGCGGGCGCCGCTCGCCGCGGTCGAGGGCTTCATCCGCCAGATCCTGGGCTGGCGGGAATATGTCCGCGGGATCTATTGGCTGGAGATGCCGGGCTATGCCGCGACCAATGCGCTGGATGCCCGCCGCCCCTTGCCCTGGATGTACTGGTCGGGCGAGACCGACATGGCCTGCATGGCGGCGGCCCTGGGCCAGACGCTCCGCACCGGCTATGCCCATCACATCCAGCGGCTGATGGTGACGGGCAATTTCGCGCTGCTGACCGGCGCCCGGCCGGAGGAGGTCGCCGCCTGGTATCTGGCGGTCTATGCCGATGCGGTGGACTGGGTGGAACTGCCCAATGTGCAGGGCATGGCGCTTCATGCCGATGGCGGGCGGATGGCGAGCAAGCCCTATGCGGCCGGGGCCGGCTATATCTCGCGCATGTCGGATCATTGCCGCGGCTGCCGCTATGATCCCAAGCGGCCGACCGGCGATGGCGCCTGCCCGTTCAATGCGCTCTACTGGGATTTCCTGATCCGCAACCGCCGGCGGCTGGGCGGCAATCCGCGGCTGGCGCTGGCCTATCGCTCCCTGGACCGGATGGCCCCGGCGCGGGTGGCGGCGCTGGGACGCCAGGCTGCGGATTTCCTGACCCATCTGGACCGGCACGGCAGCGACCGGGGCTTCGGCCGGCCGACGGACGGCCCGAGGGACGCCACGGGGGATCTTTTCGCATGA
- a CDS encoding nuclear transport factor 2 family protein, which translates to MTDRMHAGLDAWCSFFESLSPESLDRIGDLAVAELRFADPFNDVTGRDRVKALLAHMFETLEAPRFRVTARASDGATGLIRWRFTARRKGRTQPFTLEGMSEVTLAEDGRVLAHIDHWDPAAQLYERVPVLGAVLRMIRRRLAAPV; encoded by the coding sequence ATGACCGACCGGATGCATGCCGGGCTGGACGCCTGGTGCAGCTTTTTCGAGAGCCTGTCGCCCGAAAGCCTGGACCGGATCGGGGATCTGGCGGTGGCGGAGCTGCGCTTTGCCGACCCGTTCAACGACGTGACCGGGCGCGACCGGGTGAAGGCGCTGCTGGCCCATATGTTCGAGACGCTGGAGGCGCCGCGCTTCCGCGTGACGGCCCGCGCCTCAGACGGCGCCACGGGCCTTATCCGCTGGCGGTTCACCGCCCGGCGCAAGGGCCGAACCCAGCCCTTCACGCTGGAGGGCATGAGCGAGGTGACGCTGGCGGAAGACGGCCGGGTGCTGGCCCATATCGACCATTGGGACCCGGCGGCACAGCTTTACGAGCGGGTGCCGGTACTGGGGGCGGTGCTGCGGATGATCCGGCGCCGGCTGGCGGCGCCGGTCTGA
- a CDS encoding SDR family NAD(P)-dependent oxidoreductase, with translation MADDRRRTAPLLRRLESWRGRRVWLIGASDGIGRELARLLAADGARLAVSARRADELDALARDLGPEALALPVDATDQAALTAAAARLEAAWGAVDHVIYTAGVYWPMGIDTFDVEKAAKMIEVNLTGGLRVTAAALPLLERGNAPQLALTASASAYRGLPRAIGYGASKAGLYNLAETLAVELAPRGIDVRVVNPGFVRTRLTSMNDFRMPDMIEPEAAARAMRDGLASRRFHIRFPKRFTGLLAAARILPSRWWLALSAGLVKG, from the coding sequence ATGGCCGATGACCGACGACGCACCGCCCCCCTGCTCCGCCGGCTGGAAAGCTGGCGGGGCCGCAGGGTCTGGCTGATCGGCGCCAGCGACGGCATCGGCCGCGAACTGGCCCGCCTGCTCGCCGCCGACGGCGCCCGGCTTGCGGTCAGCGCCCGCCGCGCCGACGAGCTGGACGCGCTGGCCCGCGATCTCGGCCCCGAAGCCCTGGCGCTCCCCGTCGATGCCACCGATCAGGCGGCCCTCACCGCCGCCGCCGCCCGTCTGGAGGCCGCCTGGGGCGCCGTCGACCATGTGATCTACACCGCCGGCGTCTACTGGCCGATGGGCATCGACACATTCGATGTCGAAAAGGCCGCGAAGATGATCGAGGTCAACCTGACCGGCGGTCTCAGGGTCACCGCCGCGGCCCTGCCCCTGCTTGAACGCGGCAACGCACCGCAGCTTGCCCTCACCGCCAGCGCTTCGGCCTATCGCGGCCTGCCGCGGGCGATCGGCTATGGCGCCTCCAAGGCCGGGCTCTACAATCTGGCCGAAACCCTGGCGGTGGAACTGGCGCCGCGCGGCATCGATGTCCGGGTGGTCAATCCCGGCTTCGTCCGCACCCGGCTGACCAGCATGAACGATTTCCGCATGCCGGACATGATCGAGCCCGAGGCCGCCGCGCGGGCGATGCGCGACGGGCTGGCCTCGCGCCGTTTCCACATCCGGTTCCCGAAGCGCTTCACCGGCCTGCTGGCGGCCGCCCGGATCCTGCCCAGCCGCTGGTGGCTGGCGCTCTCGGCCGGCCTCGTAAAGGGTTGA
- a CDS encoding cyclopropane-fatty-acyl-phospholipid synthase family protein, translating into MSTDSLSPGSGFAGPAGLAGLDLPGFFSGILGRWAVGELTVILPDGHKVTARGATPGEHAVLRLTDWSVVRRCLKRGAVGFAEAYMDGAVDTDDLVALLTLLARNEEAIARGFSGGRTARLLGWMAHALFRRNSRRGSKRNIHAHYDLGNSFYALWLDDSMTYSSGIYGPDGTGDLAAAQAAKYDRLLDRIALADGPRGAPGRVLEIGCGWGGFAERATARGHHVHGITISRAQLDHARARARDGGWADRAHLEFRDYRDLQGRYDHIVSIEMIEAVGERWWPTYFRTLADRLAPGGRALVQAITIDERHYQRYRRGADFIQRYVFPGGMLPTRTVIRAQAAAVGLTVTDEFAFGRDYARTLVAWLARFDAARARVLAAGFDTRFIRLWRYYLAYCAAGFETGRIDVVQVEMAHGR; encoded by the coding sequence ATGAGCACGGACAGCCTGTCCCCGGGAAGCGGTTTCGCAGGCCCGGCCGGCCTTGCCGGCCTGGATCTGCCGGGCTTCTTCAGCGGCATCCTGGGGCGCTGGGCCGTGGGCGAGCTGACGGTCATCCTGCCCGACGGGCACAAGGTCACCGCCCGGGGCGCCACGCCGGGCGAACATGCGGTGCTGCGCCTCACCGACTGGTCGGTGGTCCGCCGCTGCCTGAAGCGCGGCGCGGTCGGCTTTGCCGAGGCCTATATGGACGGCGCGGTCGATACCGACGATCTGGTCGCCCTGCTCACCCTGCTCGCCCGCAATGAAGAGGCGATCGCCCGCGGCTTTTCGGGCGGGCGCACCGCGCGTCTTCTGGGCTGGATGGCCCATGCCCTGTTCCGCCGCAACAGCCGGCGCGGGTCGAAGCGCAACATCCACGCCCATTACGACCTGGGCAACAGCTTCTACGCCCTCTGGCTCGACGACAGCATGACCTATTCCTCGGGCATCTACGGACCGGACGGAACCGGCGATCTGGCGGCCGCCCAGGCCGCCAAATACGACCGCCTGCTCGACCGGATCGCCCTGGCGGACGGGCCGCGCGGCGCGCCGGGCCGGGTGCTGGAGATCGGCTGCGGCTGGGGCGGCTTTGCCGAACGCGCCACCGCCCGCGGCCACCACGTCCACGGCATCACCATCAGCCGCGCCCAGCTGGACCATGCCCGCGCCCGTGCCCGCGACGGCGGCTGGGCCGATCGGGCGCATCTGGAATTCCGCGACTATCGCGACCTTCAGGGCCGCTACGACCATATCGTGTCGATCGAGATGATCGAGGCGGTGGGCGAGCGCTGGTGGCCGACCTATTTCCGCACCCTCGCCGACCGCCTGGCGCCGGGCGGCCGGGCCCTGGTCCAGGCGATCACCATCGACGAGCGGCACTACCAGCGCTACCGGCGCGGTGCGGATTTCATCCAGCGCTACGTCTTCCCCGGCGGCATGCTGCCGACCCGCACGGTCATCCGCGCCCAGGCCGCCGCGGTCGGGCTGACCGTCACCGATGAATTCGCCTTCGGGCGCGACTATGCCCGCACCCTGGTCGCCTGGCTCGCCCGGTTCGACGCCGCCCGCGCCCGCGTGCTCGCCGCCGGGTTCGACACCCGGTTCATCCGGCTCTGGCGGTACTACCTCGCCTATTGCGCCGCCGGGTTCGAAACCGGCCGCATCGATGTGGTTCAGGTGGAGATGGCCCATGGCCGATGA
- a CDS encoding DUF1365 domain-containing protein — translation MRIEGGLGSAKVMHRRLRPRENAFVYPAFYVALPLDRIDRAGNALFGVDRLRPLALLTRDHGPRDGSPWRPWLQDILDRFGLGDLGTGNVLLMTHPRVFGHVFNPVSFWFVRDDDGRLRAVLAEVNNTFGDRHNYLVAHDDGRPIQAHDRIQARKVFHVSPFCAVDGHYLFRFRVEDGVISAAIDYHDAAGPLLLTAVTLTRRPLDLANAARLLASMPVMTLQVVARIHWQALRLWLRGTRFHRRPAPPMEETTR, via the coding sequence ATGAGGATCGAAGGCGGGCTCGGATCTGCGAAGGTGATGCACCGGCGGCTGCGGCCGCGGGAGAATGCCTTCGTCTATCCGGCCTTTTACGTCGCCCTGCCCCTGGACCGGATCGACCGGGCCGGCAACGCCCTGTTCGGGGTGGACCGTCTGCGCCCGCTCGCCCTGCTCACCCGCGATCACGGCCCCCGCGACGGCAGCCCCTGGCGGCCCTGGCTTCAGGACATTCTGGACCGTTTCGGCCTTGGCGATCTGGGCACCGGCAACGTGCTGCTGATGACCCATCCCCGGGTCTTCGGGCATGTGTTCAACCCGGTCAGCTTCTGGTTCGTGCGCGATGACGACGGCCGTTTACGGGCGGTGCTGGCCGAGGTCAACAACACCTTCGGCGACCGGCACAATTACCTCGTGGCCCATGACGACGGCCGGCCGATCCAGGCGCATGACCGGATCCAGGCCCGCAAGGTGTTCCACGTCTCGCCGTTCTGTGCCGTCGACGGCCATTACCTCTTCCGCTTCCGGGTGGAAGACGGGGTGATCTCGGCGGCGATCGATTATCATGACGCGGCCGGCCCGCTGCTGCTCACCGCCGTCACCCTGACGCGCCGACCGCTGGATCTCGCCAATGCCGCCCGGCTGCTGGCGTCGATGCCGGTGATGACGCTCCAGGTGGTGGCGCGGATCCACTGGCAGGCGCTCAGGCTCTGGCTGCGCGGCACTAGGTTTCACCGCCGCCCGGCCCCACCGATGGAGGAGACGACCCGATGA
- a CDS encoding NAD(P)/FAD-dependent oxidoreductase, translated as MYGLNEIEQAGGTAERLRPVAVIGAGGAGLAAAWALARSGRPVTLMEREPRAGGHINTIDAGPALGSPHPVPVDTGFIVYNERNYPNLVRLFGALDTETAASDMSFSVSLAGGAYEYRGSAGGLFAARRNLIDMGHWRMLRDMHRFNRQAPALAVDGTESLGRFLDRNGFSTDFARRYLLPMGAAIWSAPIATLLDFPAESFVRFFRNHALLDYRGRPVWRTVAGGTRSYADRVLAHPLITLETSAGVEAVIRSPAGPMVKCRGRMAETFSAVILATHADEALALLDRPDAAERRVLGAFGYQPNRAVLHRDPRLMPRRRRAWASWNYLGHTDGSGAEQLAVSYWMNRLQPLATDTDIFVTLNPPVEPHDIIADITYAHPVFDAAAIAAQPALAGLQGAGGVWFAGAHFGFGFHEDACASGLAAAVMAGADLPWRELLGEATLRRLPALTALPARIEARSRSWALAAE; from the coding sequence ATGTACGGTCTGAACGAGATCGAGCAGGCGGGCGGGACCGCCGAACGCCTTCGGCCGGTGGCGGTGATCGGCGCCGGCGGGGCCGGGCTGGCCGCCGCCTGGGCACTGGCCCGGTCCGGCCGGCCGGTGACGCTGATGGAGCGCGAGCCCCGTGCCGGCGGCCACATCAACACCATCGATGCCGGCCCGGCGCTGGGCAGCCCGCATCCGGTGCCGGTCGATACCGGCTTCATCGTCTATAACGAGCGCAACTACCCCAATCTGGTCCGGCTGTTCGGGGCGCTCGACACCGAAACCGCCGCCAGCGACATGTCGTTTTCGGTCAGCCTGGCGGGGGGCGCCTATGAATATCGCGGCAGTGCCGGCGGGCTGTTCGCCGCCCGCCGCAACCTGATCGACATGGGCCATTGGCGGATGCTGCGCGACATGCACCGCTTCAACCGCCAGGCCCCGGCGCTCGCCGTCGACGGCACCGAAAGCCTGGGGCGGTTCCTCGACCGCAACGGCTTCTCGACCGATTTCGCCCGCCGCTATCTGCTGCCGATGGGGGCGGCGATCTGGTCGGCGCCGATCGCGACCCTGCTGGACTTTCCCGCCGAAAGCTTCGTGCGCTTCTTCCGCAACCATGCCCTGCTCGACTATCGCGGCCGGCCGGTCTGGCGCACGGTGGCCGGCGGCACGCGCAGCTATGCCGATCGGGTCCTGGCCCATCCGCTGATCACGCTCGAAACCTCGGCGGGGGTGGAGGCGGTGATCCGCAGCCCGGCCGGGCCGATGGTGAAATGCCGCGGCCGCATGGCCGAGACCTTCTCGGCCGTCATCCTCGCCACCCATGCCGACGAGGCACTGGCCCTGCTCGACCGGCCCGATGCCGCCGAGCGTCGGGTTCTGGGGGCCTTCGGCTACCAGCCCAACCGGGCGGTGCTGCACCGCGACCCCCGGCTGATGCCCCGCCGCCGGCGGGCCTGGGCGTCCTGGAACTATCTGGGCCATACCGACGGCAGCGGCGCCGAACAGCTGGCGGTCAGCTACTGGATGAACCGGTTGCAGCCGCTTGCGACCGACACCGACATCTTCGTCACGCTCAACCCGCCGGTTGAGCCGCACGACATCATCGCCGACATCACCTATGCCCATCCGGTCTTCGATGCCGCCGCCATCGCCGCCCAGCCGGCCCTGGCAGGTCTTCAGGGTGCTGGCGGTGTCTGGTTCGCCGGGGCGCATTTCGGCTTCGGCTTCCACGAGGATGCCTGCGCCAGCGGCCTGGCGGCGGCGGTGATGGCCGGCGCCGATCTGCCCTGGCGGGAGCTGCTGGGCGAGGCGACCCTGCGCCGCCTGCCGGCCCTGACCGCCCTGCCCGCGCGGATCGAGGCCCGCAGCCGCAGCTGGGCCCTGGCTGCGGAATAG
- a CDS encoding cryptochrome/photolyase family protein — MTDRPLIVWFRQDLRIADNPALHRASRSGSRLVCVYVHEDDDPAHDDVPAPRPLGGAARWWLHQSLLALDDDLRAIGGRLLLLKGPAAREIPALARRIGAGAVLVNRVYDPEGAARDRAIAERLKADGIHMAGHNALLLHEPWTIETKTGGPYQVFTPFWRAARDKGEIPPPLAAPDRLDLVEDAPEGVPLVSLNLLPRIDWAGGIAASWTPGSAGARDRLAGFLNRALTGYKPDRDRPAGETTSRLSPHLRFGEIGPRTVWHAVHHAIEAQGLEGPARASADTFLTELGWREFSYHLLHHFPHLPARDLKETLTGFPWREDAAALDAWQRGRTGYPIVDAGMRQLWHTGWMHNRVRMVVASFLVKHLMIWWKPGEAWFWDTLVDADPASNTASWQWSAGTGADAAPYFRIFNPVLQGERFDGDGAYVRRWVPELAKLPDRYLHKPWTAPASVLATAGIRPGQTYPAPIVDHDQARERALAGYARTRKE, encoded by the coding sequence ATGACCGACCGTCCCCTGATCGTCTGGTTCCGCCAGGATCTGCGCATCGCCGACAACCCGGCGCTTCATCGCGCATCCCGGAGCGGCAGCCGGCTGGTCTGCGTCTATGTCCATGAAGACGACGATCCCGCCCATGACGACGTGCCGGCGCCGCGGCCGCTCGGCGGTGCGGCGCGCTGGTGGCTGCATCAATCGCTCCTGGCGCTCGACGACGATCTGCGGGCGATCGGCGGCCGGCTGCTGCTGCTGAAGGGGCCGGCCGCGCGCGAGATCCCGGCGCTCGCCCGCCGGATCGGGGCCGGGGCCGTGCTGGTCAACCGGGTCTATGATCCCGAAGGCGCCGCCCGCGACCGGGCCATCGCCGAACGCCTCAAGGCCGACGGCATCCACATGGCCGGCCACAACGCCCTGCTGCTCCACGAGCCCTGGACGATCGAGACGAAAACCGGCGGCCCCTATCAGGTCTTCACCCCGTTCTGGCGCGCCGCCCGCGACAAGGGGGAGATCCCGCCGCCGCTGGCCGCACCCGACCGGCTGGACCTGGTCGAAGACGCGCCGGAAGGCGTGCCGCTCGTCTCTCTGAACCTGCTGCCGCGGATCGACTGGGCGGGCGGCATCGCCGCCAGCTGGACGCCCGGATCCGCCGGCGCCCGCGACCGTCTGGCCGGCTTCCTGAACCGCGCCCTCACCGGCTACAAGCCCGATCGCGACCGGCCGGCGGGGGAGACGACCTCGCGGCTGTCGCCGCATCTGCGCTTCGGCGAGATCGGCCCGCGCACGGTCTGGCATGCCGTCCACCATGCGATCGAAGCCCAGGGGCTGGAAGGGCCGGCGCGGGCCTCGGCCGACACCTTCCTCACCGAGCTGGGCTGGCGCGAATTCAGCTATCACCTGCTGCATCATTTCCCGCATCTGCCGGCACGCGACCTTAAAGAGACGCTGACCGGCTTTCCCTGGCGAGAGGATGCCGCGGCACTCGATGCCTGGCAGCGCGGCCGGACCGGTTATCCGATCGTCGATGCCGGCATGCGCCAGCTCTGGCACACCGGCTGGATGCACAACCGGGTGCGGATGGTGGTCGCCTCCTTCCTGGTCAAGCATCTGATGATCTGGTGGAAGCCGGGCGAGGCCTGGTTCTGGGACACGCTGGTCGATGCCGATCCGGCCAGCAACACCGCCAGCTGGCAATGGTCGGCCGGCACCGGCGCCGATGCCGCCCCCTATTTCCGGATCTTCAACCCGGTGCTGCAGGGCGAGCGGTTCGACGGCGACGGCGCCTATGTCCGCCGCTGGGTGCCCGAGCTTGCAAAACTGCCCGACCGCTATCTGCACAAACCCTGGACGGCCCCCGCCTCCGTCCTCGCCACCGCCGGCATCAGGCCCGGCCAGACCTATCCCGCCCCGATCGTCGATCACGATCAGGCCCGCGAGCGTGCGCTTGCGGGATATGCGCGGACCCGCAAGGAGTGA